In the genome of Mytilus edulis unplaced genomic scaffold, xbMytEdul2.2 SCAFFOLD_1588, whole genome shotgun sequence, one region contains:
- the LOC139507305 gene encoding probable ATP-dependent RNA helicase DHX34 — protein LLPYFLTSWITSSDCTRLICDGWLEIKFPDAEIAQDILSSVIMLRATWQNLLQLRLQDTFKSFNKEKKINPRARKLEKILAEKLSEFLSSDVLYAVRRVMTAEMKYVYKGPGRVDENSDLPSGLFLSNMKNDIHPVKGGIQINDYLCHNCLIDEDSAAIWGEYTSSMQKHWTCPRCKASLIVTVLEKVTT, from the exons ACTGTTACCCTATTTTCTAACTTCCTGGATAACCAGTTCTGATTGTACCAGACTGATATGTGATGGATGGTTAGAAATAAAGTTCCCTGATGCTGAGATTGCCCAGGATATCCTGTCTAGTGTTATAATGCTCAGAGCTACATGGCAAAACTTGCTTCAGCTAAGATTGCAGG atacatttaaaagttttaacaaagaaaaaaagataaacccTAGAGCTAGAAAACTTGAGAAAATATTAGCAGAGAAATTGAGTGAGTTCCTGAGTAGTGATGTGTTGTATGCTGTCAGACGAGTTATGACTGCTGAAATGAAATATGTTTACAAGGGACCTGGAAGAG TTGATGAAAATTCAGATCTACCAAGTGGTTTATTTTTGTCTAACATGAAGAATGATATCCATCCAGTGAAAGGTGGAATTCAAATTAATGATTACTTATGTCATAACTG cttgATAGATGAAGATTCAGCTGCTATTTGGGGAGAATACACATCTAGTATGCAGAAACATTGGACCTGTCCTAGATGTAAAGCCTCTCTTATTGTCACAGTCTTAGAAAAGGTTACGACATGA
- the LOC139507303 gene encoding uncharacterized protein, producing MRFNAKKCYILSIKNKSQRFYTLTAHILQQVQSNPYLGVQISEDLKWSTHITNVAKKANSTLGFLRRNLRYCPQECKKTAYISLVRSTMEYAATVWDPYSIADSNKLEKNTKTSSTLYNRRLQN from the coding sequence ATGCGATTCAACGCAAAGAAATGCTACATACTAAGCATAAAGAACAAAAGCCAGAGATTCTATACACTCACGGCCCACATACTCCAACAAGTTCAGAGCAACCCATACCTAGGAGTGCAGATATCAGAAGACCTGAAGTGGAGCACGCATATAACAAACGTTGCCAAAAAGGCTAACTCAACCCTAGGCTTCCTCAGAAGAAATTTACGATACTGCCCACAGGAATGTAAGAAAACTGCTTACATTTCCTTAGTAAGATCTACAATGGAATATGCAGCAACAGTATGGGACCCCTACAGTATTGCAGACTCAAACAAGCTAGAAAAGAATACAAAGACAAGCAGCACGCTTTATAACAGGCGATTACAGAACTAG